From a single Osmerus mordax isolate fOsmMor3 chromosome 6, fOsmMor3.pri, whole genome shotgun sequence genomic region:
- the pafah1b3 gene encoding platelet-activating factor acetylhydrolase IB subunit gamma: protein MSAGECNPAATPTSCVDVQGDGRWMSLHNRFVSDSKGKEPDVLFVGDSLVQLLHQFEVWRKLFSPLHTLNFGVGGDATQHVLWRLGNGELDHISPKVVVLWVGTNNHGHTAEQACGGIMAIVQLIKNKLPNAHTLVLGLLPRGQLSNPLREKNSLVNQLVQEGVSSLPHASFLNVDPGFVLSDGSISHQDMYDYLHLTPKAYHAVCTPLHAHVKTLLEKPAEN, encoded by the exons ATGAGCGCAGGAGAATGTAACCCCGCCGCCACACCCACCTCTTGTGTGGACGTTCAAGGAGATGGACGATGGATGTCTTTG CACAATCGCTTTGTTTCGGACAGCAAGGGCAAGGAACCCGACGTCCTGTTTGTTGGGGACTCTCTTGTACAGCTCTTGCACCAATTTGAG GTGTGGAGAAAGCTAttttcccccctccacactctaaACTTTGGTGTAGGCGGTGATGCCACACAGCATGTCTTATGGAGGCTGGGCAATGGAGAGTTGGACCACATCAGCCCAAAG GTTGTGGTTCTGTGGGTGGGCACCAACAACCATGGCCACACCGCAGAACAGGCCTGTGGAGGCATCATGGCTATTGTCCAGCTTATCAAGAACAAGCTGCCTAATGCCCACACCCTCGTTCTG GGATTGCTACCCAGGGGTCAGTTGTCCAACCCTCTGCGAGAGAAGAACAGCCTGGTTAACCAGCTAGTCCAGGAGGGTGTGTCTTCACTCCCCCACGCCTCCTTTCTCAACGTGGACCCCGGCTTTGTGCTGTCAGACGGAAGCATCTCCCACCAGGATATGTACGATTACCTCCACCTCACGCCCAAGGCCTACCACGCTGTGTGTACGCCCCTACATGCACACGTCAAGACCCTGCTGGAGAAACCGGCTGAGAACTGA
- the LOC136944906 gene encoding hemicentin-1-like, whose translation MEYPMLCALLVFLTTSKDVRGQTIVASPNPAAVNSNVTLQVYPETSISGGMWFHESTYILQWYPGGSFVDPTWASRITFNSTSSALSIRSVQVADSGLYLIRGSMQLNGTLSVQEPITNATLRADATDLVELNDTAVFTCSVTTGSSLSYLWLNGSSEVNASLVLLTNGGSTLSIATVTRYDTGPFRCNVSNGISHDMARQSISLKISYGPSDPTIATNPKMAAYIVGSNITLSCSAQSNPNATYQWSFEGQSLNQGGTQLLLGNSKQTQTGNYTCSAQNSVTRRSASVTTMIRIVEPISAVMVNSAGKQPIQNQSFTLSCNVSGPADYIHWMKNNQMISAASVTDFSVVNKTLTINSVQRSDNGNYSCEAFNAVSNKTSNPYSLLVNFGPEMPVTNGRALALTGQNVTLTCSASSQPPSTYTWVFNGSQVATGSVYESGPLTSHNNGEYTCMAFNNITNKNSTASQKLTVIEPVTMATVKVLGAQPIANQTFNLTCETTGSVYSVHWMRDQLPLYPDSIRVFSMDNSTLTFSPVLLSDNGHYQCSATNPLSQMNSSNYTLMVNYGPDTPVVMGPWLAMTGQNVTLTCSASSQPPSTYTWVFNGSQVATGSVYESGPLTSHNNGEYTCMAFNNITNKNSTASQKLTVISPITQVQIHTPLKSPIEGQSYTMNCNVTGPVDHIDWWKDGLLMSSNNRTNFAVDNQTVIINPIQQSDMGYYKCQAMNAVSNMTSNPYSLVVNYGPETPMLFGPWLAASGVNVTLTCSASSQPPSTYTWVFNGSQVATGSVYESGPLTSHNNGEYTCMAFNNITNKNSTASQMLTVIHPITFSTISDGGKPAILNESFSMTCSVDGEAPSIHWMKDGSYLHPDHWTVFSMDNRTVTFNTVQLSNQAVYACTASNAVSNYTSPGYMLVVNYGPGKPMIHGPTVSELGANVTLTCSASSQPPSTYTWVFNGSQVATGSEFKPGPLTSHNNGEYTCMAFNNITNKNSTASQGLYIIAGITSVTVKPNTTPINLKQLTVTCEVNGSYSALYWMKNSVSLNGSTNSSLHILNNTLHFNPVTLSDNGTYQCVATNLAGNHTSPPYHLQVNYGPLDISISGPDSAVIGSSVKVTLKCSADSWPTSQYDWLFNQKSLSKNNPILDVTVLTENAGQYTCNAINSVTNITMSKIHKLNITGNSVLPVHSSAGLMLMVLVALFVPVVNDLWSH comes from the exons ATGGAGTATCCTATGCTGTGTGCTCTCCTGGTTTTTCTCACCACCAGTAAAG ATGTTAGGGGTCAGACGATAGTTGCGTCTCCCAATCCTGCAGCTGTGAACAGCAATGTCACACTGCAGGTGTACCCTGAGACGTCCATATCAGGAGGGATGTGGTTTCATGAATCAACATACATCCTCCAGTGGTACCCCGGAGGTTCCTTTGTTGATCCTACATGGGCAAGCCGGATCACCTTCAACTCAACATCTTCGGCTCTGTCCATAAGATCTGTCCAGGTGGCAGATTCAGGACTATATTTGATACGAGGGTCCATGCAACTGAATGGGACTTTGTCGGTCCAAG aGCCCATTACAAACGCCACCCTGAGGGCCGATGCCACAGACCTGGTGGAGCTAAATGACACAGCAGTTTTCACTTGCTCTGTCACCActggctcctccctctcctacctctGGCTTAATGGCAGCTCTGAGGTCAATGCCAGTCTGGTTCTGCTGACCAATGGCGGTTCCACTCTCAGCATCGCTACGGTAACCCGCTATGACACGGGGCCGTTCAGGTGCAACGTCTCCAATGGCATCAGTCACGACATGGCCAGACAGTCTATAAGTCTGAAAATTAGCT ATGGCCCTAGTGACCCTACCATAGCAACCAACCCCAAGATGGCCGCCTACATTGTGGGTTCCAACATTACTCTGTCATGCTCCGCCCAGTCCAACCCCAATGCAACCTATCAATGGAGCTTTGAGGGGCAGTCGTTAAACCAGGGAGGCACACAGCTGCTTTTGGGAAACAGCAAACAGACCCAAACAGGAAATTACACGTGTTCAGCCCAAAACAGTGTCACTCGGAGGTCAGCCAGTGTGACGACCATGATCAGGATTGTGG AGCCAATATCAGCAGTTATGGTGAACAGCGCTGGCAAACAACCGATTCAGAACCAGTCGTTTACTCTGAGTTGCAATGTGTCTGGTCCTGCGGACTACATCCACTGGATGAAGAACAACCAGATGATCTCTGCAGCCAGCGTTACAGACTTCTCTGTAGTCAACAAAACACTGACCATCAACTCAGTCCAGCGCTCAGACAATGGCAACTATTCATGTGAGGCCTTCAATGCAGTGAGCAACAAGACAAGCAATCCATACAGTCTGCTGGTGAACT TTGGACCAGAAATGCCAGTTACCAATGGTAGGGCCTTAGCCTTGACGGGCCAGAATGTGACCCTTACCTGCTCAgcctcctctcagccccccagcACCTACACCTGGGTGTTCAATGGCTCCCAGGTGGCCACTGGCTCAGTCTATGAGTCTGGCCCGCTGACCTCACACAATAATGGAGAGTACACCTGTATGGCCTTCAACAACATCACAAACAAGAACAGCACTGCCTCTCAGAAGCTCACTGTGATTG AACCGGTTACCATGGCCACGGTGAAAGTATTGGGAGCTCAGCCAATAGCGAACCAAACGTTTAACCTGACCTGCGAAACAACTGGAAGTGTTTACTCTGTGCACTGGATGAGGGACCAACTGCCTCTCTACCCCGACAGCATAAGGGTCTTCTCCATGGACAACAGCACTCTCACATTCAGCCCCGTCCTTCTCTCTGACAATGGACACTATCAGTGTTCTGCGACCAACCCTCTAAGCCAAATGAACAGCAGCAACTACACGCTCATGGTCAACT ATGGGCCAGACACTCCTGTCGTTATGGGCCCATGGTTGGCCATGACGGGCCAGAATGTGACCCTTACCTGCTCAgcctcctctcagccccccagcACCTACACCTGGGTGTTCAATGGCTCCCAGGTAGCCACTGGCTCAGTCTATGAGTCTGGCCCCCTGACCTCACACAATAATGGAGAGTACACCTGTATGGCCTTCAACAACATCACAAACAAGAACAGCACAGCCTCTCAGAAGCTCACTGTCATCT CACCCATCACACAAGTGCAGATCCACACACCCCTGAAGTCACCCATTGAGGGTCAGTCATATACCATGAACTGTAATGTGACAGGACCAGTCGACCACATCGACTGGTGGAAGGATGGCCTGCTCATGTCTTCCAACAACAGAACTAACTTTGCTGTGGACAACCAAACAGTAATCATTAACCCAATCCAGCAGTCAGATATGGGTTACTACAAATGCCAAGCCATGAATGCAGTAAGCAACATGACCAGCAATCCATACAGCCTTGTGGTGAACT ATGGACCAGAGACACCAATGTTGTTTGGACCATGGTTAGCCGCGTCAGGTGTGAATGTGACCCTTACCTGCTCAgcctcctctcagccccccagcACCTACACCTGGGTGTTCAATGGCTCCCAGGTGGCCACTGGCTCAGTCTATGAGTCTGGCCCGCTGACCTCACACAATAATGGAGAGTACACCTGTATGGCCTTCAACAACATCACAAACAAGAACAGCACTGCTTCTCAGATGCTCACTGTCATCC ATCCAATAACATTCTCAACCATAAGCGACGGAGGAAAACCAGCCATACTGAACGAGTCCTTCTCAATGACCTGCAGTGTGGATGGAGAAGCCCCCTCAATCCACTGGATGAAGGACGGCTCGTACCTCCACCCTGATCACTGGACAGTTTTCTCCATGGACAACAGGACAGTAACCTTCAACACCGTCCAGCTTTCAAACCAGGCTGTCTACGCCTGCACAGCCAGTAATGCTGTGAGCAACTACACCAGTCCTGGATACATGCTTGTCGTGAACT ATGGACCTGGGAAACCCATGATTCACGGACCAACTGTCAGTGAGTTGGGGGCCAATGTGACCCTTACCTGCTCAgcctcctctcagccccccagcACCTACACCTGGGTGTTCAATGGCTCCCAGGTGGCCACTGGCTCAGAGTTTAAACCTGGCCCCCTGACCTCACACAATAATGGAGAGTACACCTGTATGGCCTTCAACAACATCACAAACAAGAACAGCACTGCCTCTCAGGGTCTATATATCATTG CGGGCATCACATCAGTAACAGTCAAACCCAACACAACGCCAATAAACCTCAAACAACTAACAGTTACATGTGAAGTCAACGGGTCCTACAGCGCCCTCTACTGGATGAAGAACAGCGTCTCACTTAACGGCTCCACAAACTCATCTCTCCACATCCTCAACAACACTCTGCACTTCAATCCTGTGACGCTCTCTGACAATGGAACCTATCAGTGTGTGGCGACCAACCTTGCTGGTAATCATACCAGTCCACCATACCACCTACAGGTCAACT ATGGCCCTCTGGATATATCGATCAGTGGGCCTGACTCTGCTGTGATTGGCTCAAGCGTCAAAGTCACTCTGAAGTGCTCGGCCGACTCCTGGCCAACCAGCCAATATGATTGGTTGTTCAACCAGAAGTCATTGTCGAAGAACAACCCTATACTGGATGTAACAGTCCTGACTGAAAATGCAGGGCAATACACGTGCAATGCCATCAACTCCGTGACCAACATCACCATGTCCAAGATTCACAAATTAAACATCACTG GAAATTCTGTCCTCCCAGTCCACTCCAGTGCTGGTTTGATGCTGATGGTTCTGGTCGCTCTCTTCGTCCCTGTGGTCAATGACCTGTGGTCCCACTGA